In Amycolatopsis sp. EV170708-02-1, the following are encoded in one genomic region:
- a CDS encoding NAD(P)-dependent oxidoreductase — MAKLVVFGGTGYAGGKIAEEARGRGHEVLAVSRNAEGEGTRAGSLYDEAFLADVAKGADVLVIAVHGQSGLLEAVPSIAQVAKDNGARIGVVGGAGSLNVAEGGPRLIDTPEFPDEYKGEAGAHAEVLEAFRKLPEDVDWFYLSPAAEFGAWAEGERTGEFRLGGDVLLTDENGGSKISGADYAIAFVDEIDKPERRRQRFCVAY; from the coding sequence ATGGCGAAGTTGGTTGTGTTCGGAGGAACCGGGTACGCGGGCGGAAAGATCGCCGAGGAGGCGCGCGGACGCGGTCACGAGGTGCTGGCGGTGTCGAGGAACGCGGAGGGCGAGGGGACCAGGGCGGGTTCGCTTTACGACGAGGCCTTCCTGGCCGACGTTGCCAAGGGTGCGGACGTCCTGGTCATCGCGGTTCACGGGCAGAGCGGCCTGCTCGAAGCGGTGCCCTCGATCGCCCAGGTCGCGAAGGACAACGGCGCGCGGATCGGGGTCGTCGGCGGGGCAGGCAGCCTGAACGTGGCCGAGGGTGGGCCGCGTTTGATCGACACCCCCGAGTTCCCGGACGAGTACAAGGGCGAGGCGGGTGCGCACGCCGAGGTGCTGGAAGCGTTCCGGAAGCTTCCCGAGGACGTCGACTGGTTCTACCTCAGCCCGGCCGCGGAGTTCGGCGCGTGGGCCGAGGGTGAGCGGACCGGCGAGTTCCGGCTCGGCGGAGACGTGCTCCTGACCGACGAGAACGGTGGATCGAAGATCAGCGGCGCCGACTACGCGATCGCGTTCGTCGACGAGATCGACAAGCCGGAGCGCCGCCGTCAGCGTTTCTGCGTCGCTTACTGA